In Dehalococcoidales bacterium, the sequence AGACCGCCATCATTGTGGGTGTGGATGCCTGTTTCCACGTTTGTTGATTTCACCGAGGCCTCTACCGCCCGCGCTATCTCTTCGGGTAGAGCACCGCCATTGGTATCACAGAGTACCAGGCAGCTTGCCCCGGCCTCGGCGGCCACCGACAGGCAATGGAGGGCGTAGTCCGGGTCACTCTTGAAGCCATCAAAGAAGTGCTCGGCGTCAAAGAAGACGCTCAGACCCCGTTCCTTTAGGTACTGTATTGATTCGGCAATCATGCTCAGGTTCTCCTCAAGGCTGGTTTCCAGCACCTGGGTAACCTGCTGGTCTGAGCACTTACCGACGATTGTGGCTATCTCTGCCCCCGATTCTGTCAGGGCAATGAGGTTACCATCCGTCTCCGCCCGCGTTTTCGGCCGCCGGGTGCTCCCGAAGACGGCAATCCGGGCAACGGACAGCTTCAGGGTCTGTGCCTTCTCGAAGAACTCGGCGTCCTTGGGGTTGGAGCCGGGCCAGCCTCCCTCGATGTAGTGGATACCAAGTTCGTCAAGCTTCTGGGCAATCCTCAGCTTGTCGACGACCGAGAAGGAGACGCCCTCCTTCTGCGAGCCGTCGCGGAGTGTTGTGTCATAGAGCTTAAGCGACAAACCCTACCCTCCTATCCTCTCCACAATCCGGTTGCCCATCTCACTGGTGCCGACCTTCGTCCGGCCTTCGCTGACGATGTCGTAGGTGCGGTAGCCTGCCTCCAGCACGCGGTCGACTGCCTTCTCGACTGCTCCGGCTTCCTCCGGCAGTCCGAAGGAATAGCGTAGCATCATCGCCACGCTGAGAACCAGGGCACAGGGATTGGCCATGTCGAGTCCGGCGCGACGAGGCGCGCTGCCGTGAATCGGCTCGTACATGCCGAATATCCTGACTCCCTCCCGGGGTACACCGGCCAGGCTGGCCGAGGGCAGCATTCCCATTGAGCCGGCTAGCATCGAAGCTTCGTCGGTGAGGATATCACCGAAGGTATTTTCCGTAACCAGGACGTCCAGGTAGCCGGGGTTCTGGATGAGACGCATGGCGCAGGAATCCACCAGCATGTGCTCTAATTCGATGTCCGGGTATCCTTCCGCCACCTCCTCGGTTACCTGTCTCCACAGGCGGGACGATTCCAGCACGTTAGCCTTGTCCACCGATATCAGGCGTTTGCCGCGGGACCTTGCCAGCTC encodes:
- the leuB gene encoding 3-isopropylmalate dehydrogenase → MAQFNLAVLPGDGIGPEVTDEGVKVLKAVGERFDHSFNLWYDLIGGAAIDKSGEALTADTLKMCKRCDAVLLGAVGGPKWDDPQAKVRPEDGLLALRKGLGLFANLRPVKVFPMLVDSTNLKPDVIRGVDFIFIRELTGGLYFGRPKKRYRTSRGRRAVDSMVYSEQEIERIVRVGFELARSRGKRLISVDKANVLESSRLWRQVTEEVAEGYPDIELEHMLVDSCAMRLIQNPGYLDVLVTENTFGDILTDEASMLAGSMGMLPSASLAGVPREGVRIFGMYEPIHGSAPRRAGLDMANPCALVLSVAMMLRYSFGLPEEAGAVEKAVDRVLEAGYRTYDIVSEGRTKVGTSEMGNRIVERIGG